From Pseudoxanthomonas sp. YR558, the proteins below share one genomic window:
- a CDS encoding lytic murein transglycosylase produces MTFNATFLLLSMAMAVPGIAQTLPASSAAPPVPSPVSPSPTVTTPVLVRDPVYAACITDLRTVAEKRGIVPANFDTYTKDLAADMSVLDLLDAQPEFTTPLWDYLAALVDDQRVADGQAMLATHRDLLDRVALAYGVDAATVVAVWGVESDYGRVFGKRPLLVSLSTLSCFGRRQAFFRGEFLTTLKLLQAGDIRAEGLTGSWAGAFGHTQFMPSTYERIAVDFDGDVRRNLIDSIPDALASTANYLVTSGWRTGEPWGYEVKLPPGFDVTQAGRTSRKPLSQWTAQGIARVDGQPLPADDRAAAVLVPTGIAGPAFLVFKNYDAIYSYNAAESYALAIALLADRLRGGTGLVTAWPTDDPGLGRPQRRELQTLLLARGHAIGTADGMIGTQTRRAIVVEQQRLGLQPADGRAGAKILAALKAEGPPVAPPEPRKP; encoded by the coding sequence ATGACGTTCAACGCGACCTTCCTGCTGCTGTCGATGGCGATGGCGGTGCCCGGCATCGCACAGACGCTACCCGCATCCAGCGCGGCGCCGCCGGTTCCATCTCCTGTCTCGCCGTCGCCCACGGTGACAACGCCTGTGCTCGTGCGCGATCCCGTGTACGCCGCGTGTATCACCGACCTGCGTACCGTCGCGGAGAAGCGTGGCATCGTACCGGCCAACTTCGACACGTACACGAAAGACCTGGCCGCCGACATGAGCGTGCTGGACCTCCTGGATGCGCAACCCGAATTCACCACGCCGCTGTGGGACTACCTGGCGGCCCTGGTCGACGACCAGCGCGTCGCCGACGGCCAGGCCATGCTGGCGACGCACCGCGACCTGCTGGATCGCGTGGCGCTGGCTTACGGCGTCGATGCCGCCACGGTGGTTGCGGTGTGGGGCGTGGAGAGTGACTACGGTCGCGTGTTCGGCAAACGGCCGCTGCTGGTGTCGCTGTCGACGCTCTCGTGCTTCGGCCGGCGACAGGCGTTCTTCCGTGGCGAGTTCCTCACCACGCTCAAGCTGCTGCAGGCCGGCGACATCCGCGCCGAGGGCCTGACAGGGTCATGGGCGGGCGCGTTCGGCCACACGCAGTTCATGCCGAGCACCTATGAGCGCATCGCGGTCGATTTCGATGGCGACGTGCGGCGCAACCTAATCGACAGCATTCCGGATGCGCTGGCCTCGACCGCGAACTACCTGGTGACCTCCGGCTGGCGCACCGGCGAGCCCTGGGGCTATGAGGTGAAGCTGCCACCGGGCTTCGATGTCACGCAGGCCGGCCGCACCAGCCGCAAGCCGTTGTCGCAATGGACCGCGCAGGGCATCGCCCGCGTCGATGGGCAGCCGTTGCCTGCGGACGATCGCGCCGCGGCGGTGCTGGTGCCGACCGGCATCGCGGGTCCTGCGTTCCTCGTGTTCAAGAACTACGACGCGATCTACTCGTACAACGCGGCCGAAAGCTACGCATTGGCGATCGCGCTGTTGGCCGATCGCCTGCGTGGTGGCACGGGGCTGGTGACGGCCTGGCCGACGGACGATCCCGGCCTGGGTCGTCCGCAGCGCCGCGAACTGCAGACCCTGCTGCTCGCGCGAGGCCACGCGATCGGCACGGCGGACGGCATGATCGGCACGCAGACGCGACGCGCGATCGTCGTCGAACAGCAGCGCCTGGGCCTGCAACCCGCGGACGGTCGGGCCGGTGCGAAAATACTCGCTGCGCTGAAGGCGGAAGGGCCGCCCGTCGCGCCACCGGAGCCGCGAAAGCCGTGA
- a CDS encoding D-hexose-6-phosphate mutarotase, whose protein sequence is MSALPEGVTQERWQDIDVLRVETPMSLARISLHGGQVLSFAPTGFDDLLWVSPTTAMPPKAIRGGVPVCWPYFGRQGQADDAPQHGHARISRWPLTDVRHEADGSVVLKLALPLRDGVPLELIQTVHVGRDLRQSLDTLHRGEAPVVLTQALHTYFRVADAAQVRVTGLDGLRYADKFDGDTHVQAGDWTLHDPRDPGRSDRIYTGTGHRFDLTDPAGGRRIRLDTFGSRSLVVWNPGEAGAAAIGDMPDEDWRTFVCLEAANASEDAIELEPGQRHRLSHVISATPL, encoded by the coding sequence GTGAGTGCATTACCCGAAGGCGTGACCCAGGAACGCTGGCAGGACATCGACGTGCTGCGGGTGGAAACCCCGATGTCCCTTGCCCGCATCAGTCTGCACGGCGGACAGGTGCTGTCGTTCGCGCCGACGGGTTTCGACGACCTGCTCTGGGTATCGCCGACCACGGCGATGCCGCCGAAGGCGATCCGCGGTGGCGTGCCGGTGTGCTGGCCCTACTTCGGCCGACAGGGACAAGCCGACGATGCACCCCAGCACGGTCATGCACGCATCTCGCGCTGGCCGTTGACGGACGTGCGGCACGAGGCCGATGGCAGCGTCGTGCTCAAGCTCGCGTTGCCGCTGCGGGATGGCGTGCCGCTCGAACTGATCCAGACCGTGCATGTCGGTCGCGACCTCCGGCAGAGCCTGGACACGCTCCATCGCGGCGAGGCGCCGGTCGTGCTGACGCAGGCGCTCCACACGTATTTCCGTGTGGCCGACGCGGCACAGGTGCGTGTCACGGGTCTCGATGGCCTGCGCTATGCGGACAAGTTCGATGGCGACACGCACGTGCAAGCCGGTGACTGGACGCTGCACGACCCGCGCGACCCGGGCCGCAGCGACCGGATCTATACCGGCACCGGCCATCGATTCGACCTCACCGATCCCGCCGGTGGCCGCCGCATCCGGCTGGACACCTTCGGCAGTCGTTCGCTGGTGGTATGGAATCCGGGCGAAGCCGGTGCGGCCGCCATCGGCGACATGCCCGACGAGGACTGGCGGACCTTCGTCTGCCTGGAGGCGGCGAACGCCAGCGAGGACGCGATCGAACTGGAGCCAGGCCAGCGCCACCGCCTGAGCCACGTGATCTCCGCGACCCCGCTGTAA
- a CDS encoding benzoate/H(+) symporter BenE family transporter, producing the protein MSSPPRHLLKDLSLSAIAAGFVTVLVGFASSAVIVFQAAQSLGASPEEISSWMWALGLGMGLTCIGLSLRYRMPVVTAWSTPGAAMLISSVAGLPLSDAIGAFLLSALLITVCGFSGFFERMISRIPVSLASGMLAGVLLRFGIDAFASMKTQLGMVLTMFAVYLLARRLLPRYAVILTLLVGIAIAGALGLLRIDGLSLQLAKPIFTTPTFSFAAVVGIALPLFIVTMASQNVPGVAVIRASGYPIPISPVVGWTGIVNLVLAPFGAFALNLAAITAAICMGREAHEDAARRYVAAMAAGVFYVLVGLFGATVAALFAAFPKELILAIAGIALLGTIGNSLAAALREEAEREPALVTFLVTASGLSLAGIGSAFWGLVAGVVTLLVLRRT; encoded by the coding sequence ATGAGTTCCCCACCCCGCCATCTGCTGAAAGACCTTTCCCTGTCCGCCATCGCGGCGGGCTTCGTGACCGTGCTGGTCGGCTTCGCCAGTTCGGCCGTGATCGTGTTCCAGGCGGCGCAGTCGCTGGGCGCCTCGCCGGAAGAGATCTCCTCATGGATGTGGGCGCTCGGCCTGGGCATGGGCCTGACGTGCATCGGCCTGTCGTTGCGCTACCGGATGCCGGTGGTGACGGCGTGGTCCACGCCCGGCGCGGCCATGCTGATCAGCAGCGTCGCCGGGCTGCCGCTGTCAGACGCGATCGGCGCGTTCCTGCTGTCGGCATTGCTGATCACCGTGTGCGGATTCTCGGGCTTCTTCGAACGAATGATCAGCCGCATCCCGGTATCGCTGGCGTCCGGCATGCTGGCCGGCGTGCTGCTGCGCTTCGGCATCGACGCGTTCGCGTCCATGAAGACGCAACTGGGCATGGTGCTGACGATGTTCGCGGTCTACCTGCTCGCCCGCCGTCTGCTGCCCCGCTACGCAGTGATCCTGACGTTGCTGGTCGGCATCGCGATCGCCGGCGCGCTCGGCTTGCTGCGCATCGACGGCCTGTCGTTGCAACTGGCGAAGCCGATCTTCACCACGCCGACGTTCTCGTTCGCGGCGGTCGTCGGTATCGCCTTGCCCTTGTTCATCGTGACGATGGCCTCGCAGAACGTTCCGGGCGTGGCGGTGATCCGTGCGTCCGGATATCCGATTCCGATTTCGCCGGTCGTCGGTTGGACCGGCATCGTCAACCTGGTGCTGGCGCCGTTCGGTGCGTTCGCGCTCAACCTGGCGGCGATCACGGCGGCGATCTGCATGGGCCGCGAAGCGCACGAAGATGCAGCGCGTCGTTACGTCGCCGCCATGGCGGCCGGCGTGTTCTACGTGCTCGTCGGTCTGTTCGGCGCGACGGTGGCGGCCTTGTTCGCCGCCTTTCCGAAGGAACTGATCCTCGCCATCGCCGGCATCGCATTGCTGGGCACCATCGGCAACAGCCTGGCCGCCGCATTGCGCGAGGAAGCGGAGCGCGAGCCCGCGCTGGTGACCTTCCTCGTGACGGCATCGGGCTTGTCGCTCGCGGGCATCGGCTCCGCGTTCTGGGGCTTGGTGGCGGGCGTGGTGACGCTGCTGGTATTGCGTCGTACCTGA
- a CDS encoding FAD-dependent oxidoreductase, with protein MSKKQVFQFLDLPRTMPQRIPLELRTSGDWGELYGKFGKEEAQYQAGRCLDCGNPYCSWKCPVHNAIPQWLQLVQENRIEEAAALCHSTNPLPEVCGRVCPQDRLCEGSCTLEEFGAVTIGAVEKYIVDTALANGWRPDLSDVQPTGKRVAVIGAGPAGLGCADRLARAGIQAVVYDRYEQIGGLLQFGIPSFKLDKSVIAQRREVLEGMGVEFRLGVEIGRDLTLAQLLEEYDAVFLGTGAYRYTDGGLPGQDLDGVLPALPFLVQNGRIVSGNDPWGRAIAGWEDKLQLPDLQGKRVVVLGGGDTGMDCVRSAIRLGAAKVTCAYRRDEANMPGSAREVANAREEGVRFLFNRQPLGIVAGDDGTVAGVQVVETKLGEPDERGRQNAVPVEDSESVLEADVVIIAFGFSPTVPAWLAEVGVEGTPNGRIVAGGGDRLPFQTTHPKLFAGGDAVRGADLVVTAVAEGRDAAGSIATLLLN; from the coding sequence ATGAGCAAGAAGCAGGTATTCCAGTTCCTCGACCTGCCGCGGACGATGCCGCAACGCATCCCGCTGGAGTTGCGCACGTCCGGCGACTGGGGCGAGCTGTACGGCAAGTTCGGCAAGGAGGAAGCGCAGTACCAGGCAGGCCGTTGCCTCGACTGCGGCAATCCCTACTGCAGCTGGAAGTGCCCCGTGCACAACGCCATCCCGCAGTGGCTGCAGCTGGTGCAGGAGAACCGCATCGAGGAAGCCGCCGCGCTGTGCCACTCCACCAATCCGCTGCCGGAAGTCTGCGGCCGCGTCTGCCCGCAGGATCGCCTGTGCGAGGGTAGCTGCACACTGGAGGAATTCGGCGCGGTCACCATCGGCGCGGTGGAGAAGTACATCGTCGACACCGCGTTGGCCAATGGCTGGCGGCCGGATCTGAGCGACGTGCAGCCGACCGGCAAGCGCGTCGCTGTCATCGGTGCCGGGCCGGCGGGCCTGGGCTGCGCCGACCGCCTGGCGCGCGCCGGCATCCAGGCCGTGGTCTACGACCGCTACGAACAGATCGGCGGCCTGCTGCAGTTCGGCATCCCCAGCTTCAAGCTCGACAAGAGCGTCATCGCGCAGCGCCGCGAGGTGCTGGAAGGCATGGGCGTGGAATTCCGCCTGGGCGTGGAGATCGGCCGCGACCTGACGCTCGCGCAGCTGCTGGAAGAGTACGACGCGGTCTTCCTCGGCACCGGCGCCTACCGCTATACCGACGGCGGCCTGCCCGGCCAGGACCTGGACGGCGTGCTGCCGGCCCTGCCCTTCCTGGTGCAGAACGGCCGCATCGTGAGCGGCAACGACCCCTGGGGCCGCGCGATCGCCGGTTGGGAAGACAAGCTGCAGCTGCCGGACCTGCAAGGCAAGCGCGTGGTCGTGCTCGGCGGCGGCGATACCGGCATGGATTGCGTACGCAGTGCGATCCGCCTGGGTGCGGCGAAGGTGACCTGTGCCTACCGCCGCGACGAGGCCAACATGCCGGGCTCCGCCCGTGAAGTCGCCAATGCCCGCGAGGAAGGCGTGCGCTTCCTGTTCAATCGCCAACCGCTCGGCATCGTGGCCGGCGACGACGGCACGGTGGCCGGCGTGCAGGTGGTCGAAACGAAGCTCGGCGAGCCGGACGAACGCGGCCGCCAGAACGCGGTGCCGGTCGAAGACAGCGAATCGGTGCTGGAAGCGGACGTGGTGATCATCGCGTTCGGTTTCTCGCCGACCGTGCCGGCATGGTTGGCCGAGGTCGGCGTGGAAGGCACGCCGAACGGACGCATCGTCGCCGGCGGAGGCGATCGCTTGCCGTTCCAGACCACGCATCCGAAGCTGTTCGCCGGCGGCGACGCCGTCCGCGGCGCCGACCTGGTGGTCACCGCGGTCGCCGAGGGACGCGACGCGGCGGGCAGCATCGCAACGTTGCTGCTGAACTAA
- a CDS encoding NAD(P)-dependent alcohol dehydrogenase, whose amino-acid sequence MSTAHGYAAQSADQPLTAFAFERREPGPHDVRIEILYCGVCHSDLHTARNEWRNTLYPSVPGHEIVGRVSAVGTDVKGFKVGDLAGIGCIVDSCRECASCRAGDEQYCETGFTGTYNGSIFGGTENTYGGYSDQIVVDEKYVLHITHDEDQLAAVAPLLCAGITTYSPLAHWKVGPGTKVGVVGLGGLGHMAVKIAKAMGAHVVLFTTSANKRDDALRLGASEVVVSRAPDQMAAQAAKLDFIINTVAAPHDLDALLNTLARDGTMVLVGAPATPHPSPNVFGLMLKRRSLAGSAIGGIRETQEMLEFCAKHGIVSDIEMIRMDTINDAYERMLKGDVKYRFVIDMATLKA is encoded by the coding sequence ATGAGCACTGCTCACGGTTATGCGGCGCAGAGCGCCGACCAGCCCCTGACCGCGTTCGCGTTCGAGCGCCGCGAACCCGGCCCGCATGATGTGCGCATCGAGATCCTGTACTGCGGCGTCTGTCATTCGGACCTGCATACCGCGCGAAATGAATGGCGCAACACGCTGTATCCGTCGGTGCCGGGCCACGAGATCGTCGGTCGCGTCAGTGCGGTCGGAACCGATGTGAAGGGCTTCAAGGTCGGCGACCTGGCCGGCATCGGCTGCATCGTCGACAGCTGCCGCGAATGCGCCTCCTGCCGTGCGGGAGACGAGCAGTACTGCGAGACGGGTTTCACCGGGACGTACAACGGTTCCATCTTCGGGGGCACCGAGAACACGTACGGCGGCTATTCGGACCAGATCGTCGTCGATGAGAAGTACGTGCTGCACATCACCCACGACGAAGACCAGTTGGCTGCCGTGGCGCCGCTGCTATGCGCCGGCATCACCACCTACTCGCCGCTGGCGCACTGGAAGGTCGGTCCCGGCACGAAGGTGGGCGTGGTCGGCCTGGGTGGGTTGGGTCACATGGCGGTGAAGATCGCCAAGGCGATGGGCGCGCACGTCGTGCTGTTCACCACCTCGGCGAACAAGCGCGACGACGCGCTCCGGTTGGGTGCATCGGAGGTGGTGGTGTCGCGCGCTCCGGATCAGATGGCGGCGCAGGCAGCCAAGCTCGATTTCATCATCAACACCGTGGCCGCGCCGCACGACCTGGATGCCTTGCTCAACACCTTGGCCCGCGACGGCACCATGGTGCTGGTGGGGGCGCCGGCCACGCCGCATCCCTCGCCGAACGTGTTCGGCCTGATGCTCAAGCGCCGCTCGCTGGCTGGCTCGGCGATCGGCGGCATCCGCGAAACCCAGGAAATGCTGGAGTTCTGCGCCAAGCACGGGATTGTGTCGGATATCGAAATGATCCGGATGGATACGATCAACGATGCCTACGAGCGCATGCTGAAGGGCGACGTGAAGTACCGCTTCGTCATCGACATGGCGACGCTGAAGGCCTGA
- a CDS encoding TCR/Tet family MFS transporter, which yields MRTFSPVRSVNAEAPAHAGRRAALIFIFVTVLIDILSFGVIIPVLPDLVKQFTGGDAARAAIWVGIFGTVFYAIQFISSPVQGALSDRFGRRPVILLSCLGLGADFVLMAVAGTLPLLLLARVFSGVFSASFTTANAYIADVTPPERRAQAFGMIGAAFGVGFVIGPLIGGALGDIDLRLPFWFSAGLAMLNFLYGWFVLPESLAPEKRTSRIDWKHANPFGSLVLLKRYPQVLGLVAVVFIANLAHFVYPSVFVLFAGYRFQWGPKEVGWVLAAVGVLSVIVNALLIGRVVKRLGERRTLLLGLACGALGFVVYGWAPVGTAFLLGLPISALWALATPATQSLITREVDEREQGRMQGALMSLASLAGVIGPMMFAGTFALFIGKAAPAHVPGAPWFLAAILLFCGMLVGWRFARPKPQAPMT from the coding sequence TTGCGCACCTTTTCGCCGGTCCGCTCCGTGAACGCCGAAGCCCCCGCACATGCCGGCCGCCGCGCCGCCCTGATCTTCATCTTCGTCACGGTGTTGATCGACATCCTGTCGTTCGGCGTGATCATCCCGGTGTTGCCGGATCTGGTGAAGCAGTTCACCGGTGGCGATGCGGCGCGCGCTGCGATCTGGGTGGGTATCTTCGGCACGGTGTTCTACGCCATCCAGTTCATTAGCTCGCCGGTGCAGGGCGCGCTGTCCGACCGATTCGGACGCCGGCCGGTGATTCTTCTTTCGTGCCTGGGCCTGGGTGCCGACTTCGTATTGATGGCGGTCGCCGGCACCTTGCCGCTGCTCCTGCTGGCGCGAGTGTTCTCGGGTGTCTTCTCGGCGAGCTTCACCACGGCGAATGCTTACATCGCCGACGTCACACCCCCGGAGCGACGCGCACAGGCCTTCGGCATGATCGGCGCGGCGTTCGGCGTAGGGTTCGTCATCGGTCCCCTGATCGGCGGTGCGCTGGGGGACATCGATCTGCGTCTTCCGTTCTGGTTCTCCGCAGGGTTGGCCATGTTGAACTTCCTCTACGGTTGGTTCGTGCTTCCTGAATCGCTTGCGCCGGAGAAGCGGACCAGCCGCATCGACTGGAAGCACGCGAACCCCTTCGGTTCGTTGGTATTGCTCAAGCGCTATCCGCAGGTGCTCGGCCTGGTCGCCGTCGTCTTCATCGCGAACCTCGCGCACTTCGTCTATCCCAGCGTATTCGTGTTGTTCGCCGGCTACCGCTTCCAATGGGGTCCGAAGGAGGTCGGCTGGGTGTTGGCCGCGGTGGGCGTCCTGAGTGTCATCGTGAACGCCCTTCTGATCGGTCGCGTGGTGAAAAGACTCGGCGAGCGCAGGACACTATTGCTTGGCCTGGCATGTGGTGCGCTCGGTTTCGTCGTTTACGGGTGGGCACCGGTCGGTACCGCCTTCCTGCTCGGATTGCCGATCAGTGCGCTATGGGCGCTGGCCACGCCCGCCACACAGTCGTTGATCACGCGTGAAGTGGATGAGCGCGAGCAGGGGCGCATGCAGGGCGCGCTGATGAGTCTCGCAAGCCTGGCGGGCGTCATCGGCCCGATGATGTTCGCGGGGACGTTCGCGCTGTTCATCGGAAAAGCCGCGCCCGCCCATGTCCCCGGCGCCCCGTGGTTTCTTGCTGCGATCCTGCTGTTCTGCGGCATGCTGGTGGGATGGCGATTTGCGCGTCCCAAGCCGCAGGCGCCGATGACATGA
- a CDS encoding methylglyoxal synthase, translated as MRLGLAANRLHHHTEDAALFRWLRACEPGIRDLQLALHAVGRTHDAIAAAGMLRGYDGLKRYPYGRDGGLMKLVAEVVGLEGAERSLDGAIYFIDPVDPSSIFPEATALKRQCVIHGKPFLSTVASARDWIEMERTHAGFAPDRGADRFHALESQTLALIAHDAMKPQMLAFADAHFDVLSRFAHRMATGTTGLRLNELAWSRGWPQDVPWVERFQSGPLGGDAQIADRVLEHRCQRVIFFEDPHVARQHEADIQLLERAVTTVTDEAVCTTSLPVAKRWCEAVTKRGLLVGAT; from the coding sequence ATGCGCCTGGGCCTGGCTGCCAACCGCCTGCACCACCACACCGAAGATGCGGCGCTGTTCCGCTGGTTGCGGGCCTGCGAGCCCGGCATCCGCGACCTGCAACTCGCCCTGCATGCGGTGGGACGCACGCATGATGCGATCGCCGCCGCCGGCATGCTGCGCGGCTACGACGGGCTCAAGCGGTATCCGTACGGCCGCGATGGCGGGCTGATGAAGCTGGTGGCGGAAGTGGTCGGGCTGGAAGGCGCCGAACGCAGCCTCGATGGTGCGATCTACTTCATCGATCCGGTCGATCCGTCCTCGATCTTCCCCGAAGCCACCGCGCTGAAGCGCCAATGCGTGATCCATGGCAAGCCGTTCCTGTCGACGGTCGCCTCGGCGCGCGACTGGATCGAGATGGAACGCACCCATGCCGGCTTCGCACCCGATCGTGGCGCCGATCGTTTCCATGCGCTGGAATCGCAGACGCTGGCACTGATCGCGCACGATGCGATGAAGCCGCAGATGCTCGCGTTCGCCGACGCGCACTTCGACGTGCTGTCCCGCTTCGCGCACCGCATGGCGACCGGCACCACCGGCCTGCGCCTCAACGAACTGGCGTGGAGCCGCGGCTGGCCGCAGGACGTGCCCTGGGTGGAACGCTTCCAGAGCGGTCCGCTCGGTGGCGACGCGCAGATCGCCGACCGCGTGCTGGAGCATCGCTGCCAACGCGTGATCTTCTTCGAGGATCCGCATGTGGCGCGCCAGCACGAGGCCGACATCCAGTTGTTGGAGCGCGCGGTGACCACGGTGACCGACGAAGCGGTCTGCACCACATCATTGCCGGTGGCGAAGCGATGGTGCGAGGCCGTAACCAAGCGCGGGCTCCTTGTAGGAGCGACGTAA
- a CDS encoding PepSY domain-containing protein — translation MQTIRYRHRLLTLAALAALSGAAFAQAPAPTAGKDALKEPQVRALLTEKGYTNIDDLDFEDGQWETDATSANGDRVDVRINPASGDIVAEKLVSNLSENDVKAKLAAAGYSKVHDVDFDDGVWKAEAERADGNDVEIHLAANTGEIIHVEND, via the coding sequence ATGCAGACCATCCGTTACCGCCATCGCCTGTTGACGCTCGCCGCTCTAGCCGCGCTGTCCGGCGCCGCGTTCGCGCAGGCGCCTGCGCCCACCGCCGGCAAGGACGCGCTGAAAGAGCCGCAGGTCCGCGCGCTGCTTACCGAGAAGGGCTACACGAACATCGACGATCTCGATTTCGAGGACGGCCAGTGGGAAACCGATGCGACCAGCGCCAACGGCGACCGCGTCGACGTGCGCATCAATCCGGCCAGCGGCGACATCGTGGCCGAGAAGCTGGTGTCCAACCTCAGCGAGAATGACGTGAAAGCCAAGCTGGCCGCCGCCGGTTACTCCAAGGTGCATGACGTCGACTTCGACGACGGCGTCTGGAAGGCCGAGGCCGAGCGCGCCGACGGCAATGACGTCGAGATCCACCTGGCGGCCAACACCGGCGAGATCATCCACGTCGAAAACGATTGA